In Rhodobacter xanthinilyticus, a single window of DNA contains:
- the rnr gene encoding ribonuclease R: protein MNQLPTKDQILAWLADNPGAGAKRDIAKAFGIKGAAKIELKRMLRELSEEGQIARRPRRSYTLDNKLPPVAVLQILRPDSQGDLWARALEWEGEGPEPVILVIPKAGDAALGEGDRLLARLTEVEGEGYGYEARPIRKIGVAQHRIVGIFRKSAEGGRIVPIDKGDQKEWLIAAGATLEARDGELVEAEQAGPKTRLGLPRARVIERLGDPTAPRAVSLIAIHQHNIPDDFPDEVVAEADAAVPAGFDGREDLTELPFVTIDPADARDRDDACLVTYDDDPANPDGLILWVAIADVAHYVRPGSALDREARKRGNSTYFPDRVVPMLPDRLSGDLCSLHEHVNRAVLAVRMKLDADGTKLSHRFTRGIIRSRGSLEYAQVQEAHEGRPDAKTAPLLEEVIAPIYDAYAALSRARARRQPLELDLPERQIVISEEGKVASVRFKERLDAHRLIEEFMVLANVAAAEELEKLRRPLLYRVHEEPSPDKLEALREVAQASGFTLPKGQVLRTSQLNYLLDQAEGSEFDELINMSTLRTMTQAYYAPQNLGHFGLALRSYAHFTSPIRRYSDLVVHRALILGHHWGKDGLSPQEIEVLEETAKHISETERRSMAAERDTTDRYLAAYLSDRVGSEFSGRISGVQKFGAFVRLDETGADGLIPIREIGREFFHYDREAQQLIGADTGMVVGVGLRVLVRLKEAVPVTGGLELELLEIEGAAMPGPGKGGKKPFRRGRKLAAVKARERGVARKVKRTRK, encoded by the coding sequence ATGAACCAATTGCCCACCAAAGACCAGATCCTCGCCTGGCTCGCCGATAACCCCGGCGCCGGCGCCAAACGCGATATCGCCAAAGCCTTCGGCATCAAGGGCGCGGCCAAGATCGAGCTCAAGCGCATGCTGCGCGAGCTCTCCGAGGAGGGCCAGATCGCCCGCCGCCCGCGCCGCAGCTATACGCTCGACAACAAGCTCCCGCCGGTCGCCGTGCTGCAGATCCTGCGCCCCGACAGCCAGGGCGATCTGTGGGCGCGCGCGCTCGAATGGGAGGGCGAGGGGCCCGAGCCGGTGATCCTGGTGATCCCGAAGGCGGGCGATGCGGCGCTCGGCGAGGGCGACCGGCTGCTTGCGCGGCTGACCGAGGTCGAGGGCGAGGGCTACGGCTATGAGGCGCGCCCGATCCGCAAGATCGGCGTCGCGCAGCACCGCATCGTCGGCATCTTCCGCAAGAGCGCCGAGGGCGGGCGGATCGTGCCGATCGACAAGGGCGACCAGAAGGAATGGCTGATCGCGGCCGGCGCCACGCTCGAGGCGCGCGATGGCGAGCTCGTCGAGGCCGAACAGGCCGGGCCGAAGACCCGCCTCGGCCTGCCGCGCGCGCGGGTGATCGAGCGCCTCGGCGACCCGACCGCGCCGCGCGCGGTCTCCCTGATCGCGATCCATCAGCACAATATCCCCGACGATTTCCCTGATGAGGTGGTGGCCGAGGCCGACGCCGCCGTGCCCGCGGGCTTTGACGGGCGCGAGGATCTGACCGAGCTGCCCTTCGTCACCATCGACCCGGCCGATGCGCGCGACCGCGATGACGCCTGCCTCGTGACCTATGACGATGATCCGGCCAACCCCGACGGGCTGATCCTCTGGGTCGCGATCGCCGATGTCGCCCATTACGTCCGCCCGGGCTCGGCGCTCGACCGCGAGGCGCGCAAGCGCGGCAACTCGACCTATTTCCCCGACCGCGTCGTGCCGATGCTGCCCGACCGGCTCTCGGGCGATCTGTGCTCGCTGCATGAACATGTGAACCGCGCGGTTCTCGCGGTGCGGATGAAGCTCGACGCCGATGGCACCAAGCTCTCGCATCGCTTCACCCGCGGGATCATCCGCTCGCGCGGCTCGCTCGAATATGCGCAGGTGCAAGAGGCCCATGAGGGCCGCCCGGACGCCAAGACCGCGCCGCTCCTCGAGGAGGTGATCGCGCCGATCTATGACGCCTATGCGGCGCTCTCGCGGGCCCGTGCGCGGCGCCAGCCGCTCGAGCTCGACCTGCCCGAGCGGCAGATCGTGATCAGCGAGGAGGGCAAGGTCGCCTCGGTGCGGTTCAAGGAACGGCTCGATGCGCATCGGCTGATCGAGGAATTCATGGTGCTGGCCAATGTCGCGGCCGCCGAGGAGCTCGAGAAGCTGCGCCGGCCGCTTCTCTACCGCGTCCATGAGGAGCCCAGCCCCGACAAGCTCGAGGCGCTGCGCGAGGTGGCGCAGGCCTCGGGCTTCACCCTGCCCAAAGGCCAGGTATTGCGCACCTCGCAGCTCAACTATCTGCTCGATCAGGCGGAGGGCTCGGAGTTCGACGAGCTGATCAACATGTCGACCCTGCGCACCATGACGCAGGCCTATTACGCGCCGCAAAACCTCGGGCATTTCGGGCTCGCGCTGCGCTCTTACGCGCATTTCACCTCGCCCATCCGGCGCTATTCGGATCTCGTCGTGCACCGCGCGCTGATCCTCGGGCATCATTGGGGCAAGGACGGGCTCTCGCCGCAAGAGATTGAAGTGCTTGAGGAAACCGCCAAGCATATCTCGGAGACCGAGCGCCGTTCGATGGCGGCCGAGCGCGACACGACCGACCGCTATCTCGCCGCTTACTTGAGCGACCGGGTGGGCTCGGAGTTTTCCGGCCGGATCTCGGGGGTGCAGAAATTCGGCGCCTTCGTGCGGCTCGACGAGACCGGCGCCGACGGGCTGATCCCGATCCGCGAGATCGGGCGCGAGTTCTTCCATTATGACCGCGAGGCGCAGCAGCTGATCGGCGCCGATACCGGGATGGTGGTGGGGGTGGGCCTGCGGGTTCTGGTGCGGCTCAAGGAGGCGGTGCCGGTGACCGGCGGGCTCGAGCTCGAGTTGCTCGAGATCGAGGGCGCGGCGATGCCGGGGCCGGGCAAGGGGGGCAAGAAACCCTTCCGGCGCGGGCGCAAGCTCGCCGCCGTCAAGGCGCGCGAGCGCGGCGTGGCGCGCAAGGTCAAGCGGACCCGCAAGTAA
- a CDS encoding GNAT family N-acetyltransferase produces MIEETQDLAACHALRRAVFIEEQGIAEAEEWDDLDSAAVHLLARDGADPLGTARLFIQGALGKIGRVCVARRARGTGLGAALIEAGCARLAQAGCTEAQLGAQLQAIPFYEKLGFVAFGPVYDDAGIPHRDMRRPL; encoded by the coding sequence ATGATCGAGGAGACGCAAGACCTCGCCGCCTGCCATGCGCTGCGCCGCGCGGTGTTCATCGAGGAACAGGGCATCGCCGAGGCCGAGGAATGGGATGATCTCGACAGCGCGGCGGTGCATCTTCTCGCCCGCGACGGCGCCGACCCCCTCGGCACCGCGCGGCTCTTCATCCAGGGCGCGCTGGGCAAGATCGGCCGGGTCTGCGTGGCGCGGCGCGCGCGCGGCACCGGCCTCGGCGCGGCGCTGATCGAAGCAGGCTGCGCGCGCCTCGCCCAAGCGGGCTGCACCGAGGCGCAACTCGGCGCGCAGCTCCAGGCGATACCCTTCTATGAAAAGCTCGGCTTTGTCGCCTTCGGCCCCGTCTATGACGATGCCGGCATCCCGCACCGCGACATGCGCCGCCCGCTCTGA
- the dapE gene encoding succinyl-diaminopimelate desuccinylase, with amino-acid sequence MTHAPIDPVALTAALIRCPSVTPVEGGALELLARVLGEAGFACTRVDRNGVPNLFARWGAKGARSFGFNGHTDVVPVGDVAAWSRDPFGAEIAEGQIWGRGASDMKSGVAAFVAAAVDFVRETPPEGAVILTITGDEEGPGRDGTRALLDWMAAEGEAMSVCLVGEPTCPERMGEMMKIGRRGSMTFYIEAEGVQGHAAYPHRAKNPLHALTRLLGEMTAAPLDQGTAHFEPSSLQITTIDCANPANNVIPARATATVNIRFNDAHSGAGLVAWGEGLAARIEAETGVRLTLRSEISGESFVTPPGAFVALVAAAVEAETGLRPELSTTGGTSDARFVKDHCPVLEFGLVGQTMHKVDERVEIAHIHQLKAIYARALRAFFA; translated from the coding sequence CCATGCCCCGATTGATCCGGTCGCGCTGACCGCCGCGCTGATCCGCTGCCCGAGTGTCACGCCCGTCGAGGGCGGCGCGCTCGAGCTTCTCGCGCGGGTGCTGGGCGAGGCCGGGTTCGCCTGCACCCGGGTCGATCGCAACGGCGTGCCCAACCTCTTCGCGCGCTGGGGGGCGAAGGGCGCGCGCAGCTTCGGCTTCAACGGCCATACCGATGTCGTGCCGGTGGGCGATGTCGCCGCCTGGAGCCGCGACCCGTTCGGCGCCGAGATCGCCGAGGGCCAGATCTGGGGCCGCGGCGCGAGCGACATGAAATCGGGCGTGGCGGCCTTTGTCGCGGCGGCGGTGGATTTCGTGCGTGAGACCCCGCCTGAGGGCGCGGTGATCCTGACCATCACCGGCGATGAAGAGGGCCCGGGCCGCGACGGCACGCGCGCGCTGCTCGACTGGATGGCGGCCGAGGGCGAGGCGATGTCGGTCTGTCTCGTGGGCGAGCCGACCTGCCCCGAGCGGATGGGCGAGATGATGAAGATCGGCCGGCGCGGCTCGATGACCTTCTATATCGAGGCCGAGGGGGTGCAGGGGCACGCGGCCTATCCGCACCGGGCGAAGAACCCGCTCCATGCGCTCACCCGGCTCCTGGGCGAGATGACCGCTGCGCCGCTCGATCAGGGCACCGCGCATTTCGAGCCCTCGAGCCTGCAGATCACCACGATCGATTGCGCCAACCCGGCCAATAACGTGATCCCGGCTCGGGCCACGGCGACGGTCAATATCCGCTTCAACGATGCCCATAGCGGCGCGGGGCTCGTGGCCTGGGGCGAGGGGCTCGCGGCGCGGATCGAGGCCGAAACCGGCGTGCGGCTCACGCTGCGCTCGGAAATCTCGGGCGAGAGCTTCGTCACGCCGCCGGGCGCGTTCGTCGCGCTCGTCGCCGCCGCCGTCGAGGCCGAGACCGGCCTGCGCCCCGAGCTCTCCACCACCGGCGGCACCTCGGACGCGCGCTTCGTCAAGGACCATTGCCCGGTGCTCGAATTCGGCCTCGTCGGCCAGACCATGCACAAGGTCGATGAACGCGTCGAGATCGCCCATATCCACCAGCTCAAGGCGATCTATGCCCGCGCGCTTCGGGCGTTCTTCGCATGA